The proteins below come from a single Microtus ochrogaster isolate Prairie Vole_2 chromosome 8, MicOch1.0, whole genome shotgun sequence genomic window:
- the Kcnv2 gene encoding potassium voltage-gated channel subfamily V member 2, whose protein sequence is MLKPNNERRLSLRYNPWSIPETEEVPNTRSDQHRRSLCSIGARSGSQASISTQWTVGNYNYYIEEDEDGGEEGEYWKDDLAEENQPPECPTALLDGHTDTPVQLSTLKVNVGGHSYQLECCELANYPKTRLGRLATSTSRSRQLGLCDDYEAQTDEYFFDRDPAVFQLIYNFYLSGVLLVRDELCPRNFLEELGYWGVRLKYTPRCCRICFEERRDELSEQLKIQRELRAQAQAEEAEELFRDMRFYGPQRQRLWNLMEKPFSSVAAKVMGVASNLFVLISVVALALNTVEEMQHEAEQGTGGGDPRPILEHVEMLCVAFFTLEFLLRLASTPNLRRFARSALNLVDLVAIMPFYLQLLLECFTSEDQRDGKGSPREHDLETVGRVGKVGQVLRLMRLMRIFRILKLARHSTGLRAFGFTLRQCYQQVGCLMLFITMGIFSFSAAVYSVEHDVPGTNFTSILQAWWWAAVSISTVGYGDMYPETHLGRLFAFLCIAFGIILNGMPISILYNKFSDYYSKLKAYEYTAIRRERGKVNFVQRATKKMAECLAGSNTQPTTRQEN, encoded by the exons ATGCTTAAACCGAACAACGAGAGGAGATTGTCCTTGAGGTACAATCCCTGGAGTATTCCAGAGACCGAGGAGGTGCCCAACACCAGGAGCGACCAACACCGCAGAAGCCTCTGCTCCATCGGAGCCCGTTCTGGCTCTCAGGCCAGCATCTCAACACAGTGGACTGTGGGCAACTACAATTACTACATTGAGGAAGATGAGGacggaggggaggagggagaatattGGAAGGATGACCTTGCCGAGGAAAACCAGCCTCCGGAGTGCCCCACGGCCCTGCTGGATGGCCATACTGACACTCCAGTCCAGTTGTCCACACTGAAAGTGAACGTGGGCGGCCACAGCTACCAGCTGGAATGCTGCGAGCTAGCCAACTACCCCAAAACGCGTCTGGGTCGCCTGGCCACCTCCACCAGCCGCAGCCGGCAGCTGGGCCTGTGCGACGATTACGAGGCACAGACAGACGAGTACTTCTTTGACCGCGACCCTGCAGTCTTCCAGCTCATCTATAACTTCTACTTATCAGGGGTGCTGCTGGTGCGAGATGAGCTGTGTCCCCGCAATTTCCTGGAGGAGCTGGGCTACTGGGGCGTGAGGCTCAAGTACACACCACGCTGTTGTCGCATCTGCTTCGAGGAGCGGAGGGACGAACTGAGCGAGCAGCTTAAGATCCAGCGGGAGCTGCGTGCACAGGCGCAGGCCGAGGAGGCAGAGGAGCTTTTCAGGGACATGCGCTTCTATGGGCCGCAGCGTCAGCGCCTCTGGAACCTCATGGAGAAGCCCTTTTCCTCGGTAGCCGCCAAGGTCATGGGGGTGGCCTCCAACCTCTTCGTGCTCATCTCCGTGGTGGCCCTGGCACTCAACACAGTGGAGGAGATGCAGCACGAAGCTGAGCAGGGCACAGGTGGTGGGGACCCGAGGCCCATTCTGGAGCACGTGGAGATGCTGTGTGTGGCCTTCTTCACTCTAGAGTTTCTACTGCGCCTCGCCTCGACCCCCAACCTGCGACGCTTCGCACGCAGCGCCCTCAACCTGGTGGACCTGGTGGCCATTATGCCCTTCTACCTGCAGCTGCTGCTCGAGTGCTTCACGAGCGAGGACCAGAGGGATGGCAAGGGTTCCCCGCGGGAACATGACCTGGAGACTGTGGGGCGCGTGGGGAAGGTGGGCCAGGTGCTGCGCCTCATGCGGCTCATGCGCATCTTCCGCATCCTCAAGCTGGCACGCCACTCGACCGGGCTGCGTGCCTTTGGCTTCACACTGCGCCAGTGCTACCAGCAGGTGGGCTGCCTGATGCTCTTCATCACAATGGGCATCTTCTCCTTCTCGGCAGCTGTCTACTCTGTAGAGCACGATGTTCCTGGCACCAACTTCACCAGCATCCTCCAGGCCTGGTGGTGGGCCGCG GTAAGCATTTCCACGGTGGGCTATGGAGACATGTACCCAGAGACCCACCTGGGCAGACTTTTTGCCTTCCTCTGCATCGCGTTCGGGATTATTCTCAACGGGATGCCCATTTCCATCCTCTACAACAAGTTCTCCGATTACTACAGCAAGCTCAAAGCCTACGAGTACACGGCCATCCGCCGGGAGCGCGGAAAGGTGAACTTTGTGCAGAGAGCCACAAAGAAGATGGCGGAATGTTTAGCGGGAAGCAACACACAGCCCACCACAAGGCAAGAGAACTAA